Proteins encoded by one window of Cylindrospermum stagnale PCC 7417:
- a CDS encoding 7-carboxy-7-deazaguanine synthase QueE — protein MIAKTTVKPTARLVEVFSAIQGEGLNVGTRQIFIRFALCDLRCHFCDSAHTWNAPTTCRIERSPGLRDFEIHSNPVPLPILIEWVERQNLPCLHDSISLTGGEPLLHAPFLEQFLPEVRAITALPIYLETGGHRPEQLAVILPYLDSVGMDLKLPSVSGESYWPEHAKFLQLCFDSHLDVFVKIIVSQKTDPSELERSALLVAGISQDIPIFLQPVTPLVAAEQFSQIPVKAPTPDQVLVWQALMKRFVKQVRVIPQTHKMLNQM, from the coding sequence ATGATTGCTAAAACTACAGTTAAACCTACCGCACGCCTGGTTGAAGTCTTTTCTGCCATTCAAGGGGAAGGACTGAATGTCGGGACACGTCAGATTTTTATTCGCTTTGCTCTTTGTGACTTGCGCTGTCACTTTTGCGATAGTGCCCACACTTGGAATGCACCCACTACCTGTAGAATCGAGCGCTCCCCTGGATTACGGGACTTTGAAATTCACTCTAACCCCGTCCCACTACCCATATTAATCGAATGGGTTGAAAGACAAAATCTTCCTTGTCTACACGATAGCATTAGCTTAACTGGGGGCGAACCACTTCTGCATGCTCCATTTCTGGAGCAATTTCTACCTGAAGTCCGAGCTATTACGGCTCTACCGATATATCTGGAAACCGGTGGACATCGCCCAGAACAATTGGCGGTGATTCTCCCCTACCTAGATTCTGTGGGTATGGATTTAAAATTGCCCAGTGTCAGCGGCGAAAGTTATTGGCCAGAACATGCAAAATTCCTCCAACTATGCTTTGATTCACATTTAGATGTTTTTGTCAAGATAATTGTCTCGCAAAAAACTGACCCCAGTGAGTTGGAACGTTCAGCTTTGTTAGTCGCAGGAATAAGTCAGGATATCCCCATATTTTTACAACCTGTGACGCCGTTGGTGGCAGCGGAACAATTTAGCCAAATACCTGTGAAAGCTCCAACTCCTGACCAAGTTTTAGTTTGGCAAGCTTTGATGAAACGGTTTGTCAAGCAAGTGCGCGTCATACCCCAGACACATAAAATGCTGAACCAGATGTAA
- the rsfS gene encoding ribosome silencing factor has protein sequence MTDYFQGNFPLQSIPLTKNTVRSPLAQTEEVSGKLALTIAEAASDRKAGEILLLNVGDVSYLSDYFVIMTGYSRVQVRAIAAAIEAQVESEWQRRPLRTEGKAEGSWVLQDYGDVIVHIMMPKEREFYNLEAFWVHAERLELPNSDDSGGKPK, from the coding sequence ATGACTGATTATTTCCAAGGAAACTTCCCATTACAATCTATCCCTCTGACTAAGAATACGGTGAGAAGCCCACTGGCGCAAACCGAAGAGGTGAGCGGAAAATTAGCTTTAACCATCGCCGAAGCTGCATCAGACCGCAAAGCAGGTGAGATTTTGTTGCTCAATGTAGGAGATGTATCTTACCTGTCTGACTACTTTGTGATCATGACTGGCTATTCTCGGGTACAGGTAAGGGCGATCGCCGCAGCGATTGAGGCACAAGTCGAAAGTGAGTGGCAACGGCGCCCCCTCAGAACAGAAGGAAAAGCTGAGGGAAGTTGGGTGCTACAAGACTACGGCGATGTGATCGTTCACATCATGATGCCAAAGGAAAGGGAGTTTTATAATTTAGAAGCTTTCTGGGTGCATGCAGAACGCCTGGAGCTGCCAAACTCCGATGACAGCGGGGGTAAGCCAAAATGA
- a CDS encoding amino acid ABC transporter permease, whose amino-acid sequence MNSKLSWLRKNLFSTWYNSLLTLICLVFLFWVVRGVFTWALYQAQWAVIQVNLPLFLVGRYPKELYWRLWIALAITATLSAMSWGVFSPNQNLTKRTIAIYALTVGGLLFILPVPLVPRLWLLLIAVLLFAGFWMAKNLTKLITPWLPLGWLLSFPIMLWLIGGGFGWESVSTNLWNGLLLTLLMAAVSIVLSFPIGVLLALGRTSNLPVVRWFSILYIEIIRGVPLIGILFLAQVMLPLFLPTEIRLDRVLRGIAGLVLFSAAYMAENVRGGLQAIPRGQIEAAKALGLNTVLVIILIVLPQALRAVIPALVGQFIGLFKDTSLLSLVGLVELTGIARSILAQPQFIGRYAEVYIFIGFIYWLFCYSMSFASRRLERQLSN is encoded by the coding sequence ATGAATTCAAAATTATCATGGTTACGTAAAAACCTATTCAGTACTTGGTACAACAGCTTATTAACACTTATCTGCTTAGTATTCTTATTTTGGGTAGTGCGGGGAGTTTTCACCTGGGCACTTTATCAAGCACAATGGGCAGTAATTCAAGTTAATTTACCTTTATTTTTAGTGGGGAGATATCCCAAAGAGTTATATTGGCGCCTTTGGATTGCACTAGCAATTACTGCAACTTTAAGCGCTATGAGTTGGGGGGTATTTTCACCAAATCAGAATTTAACAAAGCGCACTATTGCAATTTATGCTTTGACTGTCGGCGGTTTATTATTTATTTTACCTGTACCGTTGGTTCCTCGCCTTTGGTTACTGCTAATTGCAGTTTTACTGTTTGCAGGTTTTTGGATGGCGAAAAACCTTACTAAGTTAATCACTCCCTGGCTTCCCCTAGGATGGTTATTATCTTTTCCCATCATGTTGTGGTTGATAGGTGGTGGTTTTGGCTGGGAATCTGTCTCGACAAATTTGTGGAACGGTTTGCTGCTTACCCTACTAATGGCAGCAGTGAGTATTGTACTTTCCTTTCCCATTGGCGTTTTACTGGCTTTAGGAAGAACTAGCAATTTACCCGTAGTCCGTTGGTTTTCTATCCTTTACATTGAAATTATCAGAGGAGTACCACTAATTGGAATTTTATTTCTCGCTCAAGTCATGTTACCGTTATTTTTACCAACAGAAATACGTTTAGATCGAGTACTGCGGGGAATCGCCGGACTCGTGTTATTTAGTGCTGCTTACATGGCAGAAAACGTGCGCGGTGGACTTCAAGCAATCCCACGGGGACAAATTGAAGCAGCGAAAGCATTAGGATTAAATACAGTTTTAGTAATAATTTTAATTGTTTTGCCTCAAGCTTTACGCGCTGTTATTCCCGCACTTGTAGGACAGTTTATCGGCTTATTTAAAGATACCTCACTTTTATCTCTAGTGGGATTAGTGGAACTTACAGGAATTGCCCGTTCTATCTTGGCGCAGCCCCAATTTATCGGTCGTTATGCAGAAGTATATATATTTATTGGGTTCATTTATTGGCTATTTTGTTACTCGATGTCTTTTGCTTCTCGGCGGTTGGAGAGGCAGTTAAGTAATTAG
- a CDS encoding amino acid ABC transporter permease encodes MTNNRFWQITAQLIAVFLAAVVVTLLWGNLNRNLQQLGIQLGFDFLQQQASFDIGETLIAYKPTDTYSRALWVGLINSLRVALLGIFLTTIVGISAGIARLSDNWLVRNITVLYIEIFRNTPLLLQLLFWYFAVFLSFPASENKVSLWGLGYLSQNGLELPWFTLSPEFSALLLGLTFYTGAFIAEIVRGGIQSVSKGQWEAARSLGLKPGLVMRLVIFPQALRVIIPPLTSQYLNLTKNSSLAIAIGYPDVYFVASTSFNQTGRAVEIMLLIMLTYLTLSLTISLIMNLFNHAVQIQER; translated from the coding sequence ATGACTAACAATCGCTTTTGGCAAATTACCGCACAACTGATTGCCGTATTTTTAGCAGCAGTTGTGGTAACACTACTGTGGGGAAATCTCAACCGCAATTTGCAGCAATTAGGCATTCAGTTAGGATTTGATTTTCTCCAGCAGCAAGCGTCTTTTGACATTGGCGAAACCCTGATTGCCTACAAACCGACTGATACCTACAGTCGCGCCTTGTGGGTGGGGTTAATTAACTCCTTGCGGGTGGCGCTGCTGGGAATCTTTCTGACGACAATTGTCGGCATAAGTGCGGGAATCGCCCGCCTGTCTGATAACTGGCTAGTGCGGAATATCACAGTACTTTACATAGAGATTTTTCGCAATACGCCCTTACTGCTGCAATTGCTGTTTTGGTACTTTGCAGTTTTCCTGAGTTTTCCTGCCTCAGAAAATAAAGTCTCGCTTTGGGGGTTGGGCTACTTAAGTCAAAATGGTCTAGAACTTCCTTGGTTTACCTTGTCTCCAGAGTTTTCGGCTTTGCTGCTAGGGTTGACTTTTTACACTGGTGCGTTCATTGCAGAAATTGTGCGCGGTGGAATTCAATCAGTGTCGAAGGGACAATGGGAAGCTGCGCGATCGCTAGGACTAAAACCAGGGTTGGTGATGCGGCTGGTGATTTTTCCCCAAGCCTTACGAGTGATTATTCCACCACTCACCAGTCAGTATCTGAATTTGACCAAAAATTCCAGTTTAGCGATCGCGATCGGCTACCCTGATGTTTATTTTGTCGCCTCCACCAGTTTTAACCAAACCGGGAGAGCAGTAGAAATCATGTTACTAATTATGCTCACCTATCTCACCCTCAGCTTAACCATTTCTCTAATCATGAATTTATTCAATCACGCCGTGCAAATTCAGGAAAGATAA
- a CDS encoding anti-sigma factor antagonist (This anti-anti-sigma factor, or anti-sigma factor antagonist, belongs to a family that includes characterized members SpoIIAA, RsbV, RsfA, and RsfB.), whose amino-acid sequence MATKVHSFMSSQPTEADFPVTYLNDTVIVQVSKRLSVLEAVGFKQTCQNLTQADSPPGQIIIDFQQTTFMDSSGLGALVSNLKIAQEKAIAFRLRNVTPQVMAVLNLTGLDQVLPIDSLSSAPPTEANNSVDSRKSNSRKVEPLPQTHPSVASWMKRFIDIVGSIVGLVITGILIIPIAIAIQIDDPGPLFFRQTRCGWMGKRFPIWKFRSMCVDAEAKKSQVKNQVQGAFFKNEDDPRVTRVGRFLRRTSLDELPQFWNVLKGEMSLVGTRPPTPDEVERYEVPEWQRLDVKPGMTGEWQVNGRSTVRSFEDVIRLDLQYQKNWCLVYDLKLIFKTVAILFNRNSGAV is encoded by the coding sequence ATGGCAACTAAAGTGCATAGCTTCATGAGCAGCCAACCCACAGAGGCAGATTTTCCAGTTACTTACCTAAATGACACGGTAATAGTGCAGGTGTCTAAGCGGTTGAGCGTGCTTGAAGCTGTAGGTTTTAAGCAAACCTGCCAAAACTTAACCCAAGCCGATTCACCTCCAGGGCAAATTATCATTGATTTTCAGCAAACTACTTTTATGGATAGTAGTGGTTTAGGGGCCTTGGTGAGTAATTTAAAAATTGCCCAGGAAAAAGCGATCGCCTTTAGACTGCGGAATGTTACCCCCCAGGTGATGGCAGTGCTAAACCTTACGGGATTGGATCAGGTTTTACCGATTGATTCTCTTAGCAGCGCACCGCCGACAGAAGCAAATAACTCTGTAGATAGCCGTAAGAGTAACTCCCGGAAAGTAGAGCCGCTACCCCAGACTCATCCTTCGGTAGCATCTTGGATGAAACGATTCATCGACATTGTTGGGTCAATTGTCGGTTTAGTCATTACAGGAATTCTGATTATTCCCATTGCGATCGCTATTCAAATCGACGATCCCGGTCCCCTTTTCTTTCGTCAAACCCGGTGTGGTTGGATGGGGAAGCGGTTTCCGATTTGGAAATTCCGCTCCATGTGTGTGGATGCAGAAGCCAAAAAATCCCAAGTTAAAAACCAAGTGCAAGGTGCCTTCTTCAAAAATGAGGACGATCCTAGAGTTACGCGGGTAGGGCGATTTTTGCGCCGAACTAGCCTGGATGAACTACCACAATTTTGGAACGTCCTCAAAGGAGAAATGAGTTTAGTTGGTACCAGACCACCCACACCTGACGAAGTGGAACGCTATGAAGTACCAGAGTGGCAACGTTTAGATGTTAAACCTGGTATGACTGGTGAATGGCAAGTGAATGGTCGCTCGACAGTACGTAGTTTTGAAGATGTGATTCGCCTGGATTTGCAGTATCAAAAAAATTGGTGCTTAGTCTACGATTTAAAGCTGATTTTCAAAACCGTAGCCATTCTATTTAACAGAAATAGTGGTGCTGTTTAG
- a CDS encoding amino acid ABC transporter substrate-binding protein: MHKSALILAIAPLIFTLGACGGDSGKTTNTVSNPGNTPGTQVTRNLWDTVKSRGKLICGVSGELPGFSFVGPDGKYSGLDVDVCRAVAAAVFDNPDAVEYRNLNAKERFTALQTGEVDILSRNTTWTLSRDTSQGLDFAPVVFYDGQGVMVRKNSGIKSLADLKNKAICVQTGTTTEQNLADQMRKRGITYKPVVFEDVNITFATYSEGRCDAITTDRSGLVSRRTTLLKPDDNVILDEVLSSEPLAPAVAKGDSKWSNAVKWVVYSLVKAEELGINSQNLAQFASSNDPDIKRFLGTEGNLGEGLGLTKDFTARVVKHVGNYGEVYDRNLGAKTKLNLARGQNQLWSKGGLLYSPPFR; this comes from the coding sequence ATGCATAAATCAGCGTTAATTCTAGCGATTGCCCCCCTAATCTTTACACTCGGCGCTTGTGGTGGCGACTCAGGAAAAACAACAAATACAGTTAGTAATCCAGGTAATACTCCAGGTACACAAGTAACTCGAAACCTTTGGGACACAGTTAAAAGCCGTGGTAAGTTAATTTGCGGCGTCAGCGGTGAATTACCAGGGTTTAGCTTTGTGGGTCCTGACGGCAAATACAGTGGACTCGACGTGGATGTTTGTCGGGCTGTAGCAGCGGCTGTATTTGATAACCCAGATGCCGTAGAATATCGCAATCTCAATGCTAAAGAGCGGTTTACAGCCTTGCAAACTGGGGAAGTAGATATTCTCAGCCGCAACACTACTTGGACATTAAGTCGCGACACCTCCCAAGGTTTGGATTTTGCCCCTGTAGTCTTTTACGACGGTCAAGGGGTTATGGTTCGCAAAAATAGCGGCATTAAGTCCCTAGCCGACCTGAAAAACAAAGCTATCTGCGTTCAAACTGGTACGACAACAGAACAGAACTTAGCAGACCAAATGCGGAAACGGGGCATCACCTACAAACCTGTTGTCTTTGAAGACGTTAACATTACCTTTGCTACCTATTCAGAAGGGCGTTGTGATGCGATTACCACCGACCGTTCAGGGTTAGTCTCGCGGCGCACAACTCTACTTAAACCTGACGATAACGTGATTCTTGATGAAGTCCTCTCCTCAGAACCTCTTGCACCAGCAGTTGCCAAAGGGGATAGTAAGTGGAGTAATGCTGTGAAGTGGGTGGTTTATTCCCTGGTAAAAGCCGAAGAGTTAGGGATTAATTCCCAAAATTTGGCGCAGTTCGCCAGCAGTAATGACCCAGATATCAAGCGCTTTTTGGGAACAGAAGGCAACCTCGGTGAGGGACTCGGCTTGACAAAAGACTTTACGGCTAGAGTCGTCAAACACGTTGGTAACTATGGCGAAGTTTACGATCGCAATCTTGGAGCCAAAACAAAACTCAATCTAGCTCGCGGTCAAAATCAACTCTGGTCAAAAGGCGGATTACTCTATTCTCCTCCATTCCGGTAA
- a CDS encoding CGLD27 family protein, whose amino-acid sequence MIQSSVPNCPVPTEQQPLNEYEELKTSWLFRDSTLNWGEYIRKILWIWGLSWLLAGPVAAASFPPHKYISHFILCAAAGASVGVVLALVRLYLGWFYVRGRLYSSTVFYEESGWYDGQTWTKPESVLTRDRLIVTYSIKPILQRLQITFAGLAGIFLIGTIIWHLF is encoded by the coding sequence ATGATTCAGTCCTCAGTTCCAAATTGCCCAGTTCCCACAGAACAACAACCACTCAATGAGTACGAAGAGTTAAAAACCTCTTGGTTGTTTCGTGATAGCACCTTAAATTGGGGGGAGTATATCAGGAAAATACTTTGGATCTGGGGATTATCGTGGCTATTGGCAGGGCCTGTAGCAGCGGCAAGTTTTCCCCCACACAAGTATATTTCCCATTTTATTCTTTGTGCTGCCGCAGGAGCGAGTGTCGGGGTAGTGCTAGCGCTGGTGCGGTTGTATTTGGGTTGGTTTTACGTGCGCGGTCGCCTCTACAGCTCCACGGTATTTTATGAAGAGTCAGGCTGGTATGACGGTCAAACTTGGACAAAGCCAGAGTCTGTCCTCACACGCGATCGCTTGATTGTCACATACTCCATTAAACCTATTCTCCAACGCCTACAAATTACCTTTGCTGGCTTGGCAGGAATATTTCTGATTGGCACTATAATTTGGCATTTGTTTTAA
- a CDS encoding DUF3318 domain-containing protein, giving the protein MTSYATSSAKAEMSELRRLKGLLPPELQSWVTVEGTTEVNPPLIRCEEIGKDQVEIQIDLVKWDALAMDQRNLLFWHEVARVQNDTIPKDGWEMAALAIGLGGAVGELWVQDGLLLVLALALCGVSGWRLYQKNNGDKQLKEILDADEKAIALATRFGYSLPNAYKSLGSALKTLVENTPSKRQRSRYEARLSALKRSANKAKAKSKPIDDGGL; this is encoded by the coding sequence ATGACATCCTATGCAACCTCCTCTGCCAAAGCGGAAATGAGTGAACTCCGGCGGTTGAAAGGCTTACTACCGCCAGAATTGCAGAGTTGGGTCACGGTAGAAGGCACAACTGAGGTCAATCCACCCCTGATCCGCTGCGAAGAAATTGGTAAAGACCAGGTAGAAATTCAAATTGACTTGGTGAAATGGGATGCCCTCGCAATGGATCAGCGTAATCTGCTGTTCTGGCACGAAGTTGCTCGCGTTCAAAATGACACGATTCCCAAAGATGGTTGGGAAATGGCGGCACTGGCGATCGGTTTAGGTGGTGCTGTTGGTGAGTTGTGGGTACAGGATGGATTGCTGCTGGTGTTAGCTTTGGCCTTGTGTGGTGTTTCCGGCTGGCGACTGTATCAGAAGAATAATGGAGACAAGCAACTCAAAGAAATTCTTGATGCTGACGAGAAAGCGATCGCCTTAGCAACTCGTTTTGGTTATAGCCTCCCCAACGCCTATAAGAGTTTGGGCAGTGCCTTAAAAACTTTGGTGGAAAATACTCCTAGCAAACGCCAGCGATCGCGATATGAAGCACGGCTTTCTGCCCTCAAGCGTAGTGCCAATAAAGCAAAAGCTAAATCCAAGCCGATCGATGATGGCGGATTGTAG